From the genome of Calliopsis andreniformis isolate RMS-2024a unplaced genomic scaffold, iyCalAndr_principal scaffold0022, whole genome shotgun sequence:
TCGCTTCAAGGAAGTGGTCTAACTGGGGTCCGGACAAGGTGAGAATGAGGGtacagaaagaaacaaatactcgattaaatttaagtcggcccttaaaaggacTTAAGTACGACGTTTATTTAATCACTCTTTATCTTTGGGGGCTGGGGGTGGATGAGGTCCTCGGCGGCTCCTTTTGTTTGTTGGCGTGGTTCCGAGGGCCTTGGTTTTggacgccggtcagcgacgttggcgtctgaaacgaaaatagcggcagaaccgcgacggtaagcgagagcgtaagtcaagctataccaaatagtatcgactcctggctgtgacaacaagcctgtatggaggggatagcaataccttgcttgtaacgcaaaggtaaagcagtggactgtgtgatcgactttcctttaaaattaaagggatcgtcgacctgcaagtgcgtagagaggagaaacctcttctccacgtcttatgcaccttttaaagaggtgcacgtcggttgaatccctgcgagagcagaggttcgcgagcgttgaaatgcactgtccctagctggtgctaggctcagaggcaggtgacggccagagactccactacaccgttcacctcgccgtgtgcatctattcgtcacacgggggttgcttctaaacggttagtgaggcgcgagcaacgtagaggtgataggcacttacgtttactctatctggatttgcccgtcaaacaaggctactgagcagtgggttcggtgctcttccgacgatatgcaaactcagagaatcgtgaaaatcaccgattccaagagtgtgttcaatcgtttttgcaatctcttttttgcaagctgattcgtctgtcgcacgtataatacgtgttgatcgaacagacgaatagactaagccgcaagagaagatcgttcggtcagtgaggattctgctcttcgagtacttcgagcttgttggagaaaccaagaagctctgtttgaagtaacctcgaaatggctgtacttctactgatcgaactgttacctgtcaaagactggcacaagactgactgcgagagttgcgcgtgtctccgcgaaagcgcggaatacgctcgttagccgccacgcggcgctcgctaatcaaactgtgtccttttctaatcttcgacaactttctctctctttccttcaggctcgaacagctgacacaggtcgttcacctgttcgagtttaactgtaattttctaaaaccgagtccttcgtcaaattcaccgtgtttgttattagtgacactgaatccccaaccgaaggcgaccttcggttgggcacgtcgatcaacatacaacggcttttcgtaacgaaatagagttctcaatatatattaactcttttttaaacaaaactgtttcatctattTATGTAACATAATTACATTTCGtacattttgtaattattttacataaatagatcagaaaattttgaaaagaagAAGTTTTTTTACGCCaacgcattactcaatattaTGTTCAACTTATTTATACTTATAgaagataataaaattttactaATATCTTGAAAAGCATTGAGTGTCATATATTCGTTATGAAAACCACTGCTGGAATTTCGATTAATAAAATCGAAATGAAGATCGTCGTACGGGCAATGCACGAATGTGAGCGCTCGATTATCAGGCATACCGTCATTTGCAAAGCGACATTTGCGGAGCAAGCATCGTAAGTATTTTTGCATTTACTATCTCTGTTTCTTCTATTGTTACAAAATCATGCTATAATTCACTGAAAATATGTCTTTACTTATCTCGAGTATCGAATAACTTCTTTATCTTTAATTCGACGATTTATTTTCTCAAATAATTTTCGAGCACGCGTCTAGTCGCCGAATGCTGACTCGGGGACAACCTCGAACATTACAACGTAACATCGTCTAATAACACAAATCTAAttttttatgatttatatttttatcctATTTGTTTAAGAATGGTAATAAAAGATTAAATTTTTGTCATTGGACGATGTTACATTGTAATGTTCGAGGCTGTCCCCAAGTCAGCATTCGGCGACTAGACGCGTGCTCGAAAATTATTTGAGAAAATAAATCGTCGAATTAAAGATAAAGAAGTTATTCGATACTCGAGATAAGTAAAGACATATTTTCAGTGAATTATAGCATGATTGTGTAATTTgtctatgaatcataaataataattcaagaaaaggatacaataatttctttaatttatttttagatgGCAAATAAAGAAACTGTTATGGAGTGTTCTCCATCGAAGGAGGTCGGAGGAGAATCGTCAACGCCGCGGCCGCGGTCTCCGTCGCCGCGGCGGGCACCAAGGGAGCCGCGGCGGGAACCGAGGCAGCCGCGGTCTCCGTCGCCACCAGCAGCAGAAATGCTGGCTATAATTAAAAAGGTACGTACTTATAATTAGATACATACGCAATTTCAGACTAcataacattataattatttactttttctATTACAGATGAAAAAACTTAAACacttattaaaattttataagTACGGAAGAGGCGGGAGAGGCGGGAGAGGCGGGAGAAGAGGGGGAGGAGAGGGGCACGGCCCcaaaaatattattatcataaaataagttatataataaaaaataaattataaataaattattataataaaaaactaaaaaaaatcATAAATTAATTCTTGTATTAATTCTTTTTACAACCGGTGTAGTCACAGTGACTGCATTTCTAGAAATCGTAGAAGTCGGCGATGCTGACACAATAAATAtgggcaaatgaaaatatcgcgcgcCGTTTGTCGGCAACTTCACAGTATTTcaagagagtaaggttcactttacattcgcgttctcttttgactttccgaagctgtccgaagtggcccgaagcgccgagctcatgcACACGCGAATCCTAAGATGGTGtatgtagtggagggggaaattttcagtaactcgcatcgccaatttgggtatcacagatttcgattccacatcggcagcctttCAAATTAGGCGCCGCCTGATTCGAGAAAggccaactaaatttgtcatattttttgctctgttttatcgataacccagccgaaagcaatactgtggtatggttttacggcctgacacttttcgttcttatatgagaacattttgaactaggaaagggttcattcgatagaaaaaaagtacaacgcagcgcagtcaactcgccatttcgttcaaaacactctctaaattacataaaaacgcttaaatttccatagctgtcaatggtagatttttgctctactttataacactcgTATCAGGAGTCTCGGTAGAGACTCGCGCCAAGTACATTCACACCACGAGTGGTGGGGATGACTGGCGAGAGGCTCTCGCCGAGACTATCTATACACGAGTGAAAAATGAGGTGATGTTGAAACTTTGAGCTTCTTTAAAAGTATCTTAGAAGATGTTTTTTTcatggaaattgattaattgtAACTCTGTGAACCTTCATCTACGTACTGATGCAAATATTAGTGAAATTAATGTATGGATTATCGAAAAAATTGCATATTAAGCGGCTCGTGTGCCGAAAAACGTTTAGTGAATTCTAGTAAAATGTCTGTGAGAACTATATTACTAGCATTGTTAGAGAGAGAAAGATAGATTTATGTAAATTTGCGCGAACGAGGAAGATGCCAAATGCGATTTCTGTAGTTCTAAATCAATTTAACAGTATGGTGGCATTGTTCAATTGAAGTGATTGGCAACACATGAGAAATCTCGGCAGACATTCGCGCCAAATATGAAATATATCATGAAACTTCTTCTcaataaatacaattttattggacttgcgtaaataaaaatgtttataaaccACTAATGTTATTTTTATTAGCAGTTACGTACCAATTGGCGGTTTCTTCTGAAATTGCTGTCATCATTTTGAATGTGACATGACTTTCGTTTGTCGTGCATGACGTTTGACAGTTTGTAGAGATAGAGGTTATGTATCtggttttttttgtttttaactgtttattttaaatgaaagtaataaagtactttatatattttacgaaataaaacgtttttatcaaataaatgaaaatttattatgcaataataaatgataatattacattttttatcCCCCCAGCCGTATTCTTCTTTCGAGGGCAGTCATTTGgaggaggatgcaggattgatccCACAATGCCTAGAGCACCATCCAGCGGCATCGCTCCTCTCGCACCTTCCAGCCAGCACGGAGAGTTTTACGAATTACGAATGACCGATGGATGTGTTGAGGGCACATTAGTAAATTCGGTATACGTAACGCGTATACatctgtatatatatatatatatatatatataactataataatatataatataatatataatatagtataactataataatagtaaatataaaatatattatatattataatcaAATGAAATAAAACCTTTTTgattaaataaatgaaaatttattatgtAATAATATCAGGTCAGGAGTTTTACATGatgatattaaattttttattttttcctcCCCCTCCCCCGTCTCCTTTTTTCAAATCCCGCCATTTGGAGGAGGGTGCGGGATTGATCTCGTAACGTTTGCAGTACCATCCACCGCCGTCTCTCCTCCCGCACCCTCCAGCCGGCACGGCGCCATCGGCGTGGGGGTtctgtaattaataaaaaataagctTATTAATATGATGCTTTTTATATGGAATTTTATATGTAATTGATGGTGCAAGCAGAAGAAAAATGGTGATTGTACACGAAAAACTCAATTAAACATATACAACGATAGTTTTTTATACGAGGTTTTGTTTCCGAAAAGTATGTCTTTGAAAACACGCGACAAATTTTTAAAACCATTCTTTTCCGGAAACAGCCTCGAATAAAAGAATTTCATTCTCTATTTTAATTCAGTTTTTTTCATGTAGATAcgataatattatattttctattAAAGTATGTTTATTACTTACGATTTTCTTGGTCTGAATTTGTTTCTGGCTGCGGTTGTGGCTGCGGTTGTGGTTGAGGTTGTGGTTGCGGCGGTAAtcgtggctgtggctgcggcggtaatcgtggctgtggctgcggcgGTAATCGTGGCTGTGGCCGTGGCTGCGGTTGTGACTGCGGTTGTGACTGTGGTTGTGACTGCGGTTGTGACTGCGGTTGTGACTGCGGTAGTGGCTGCATTGAAGGTTGCAGTTctgctatttttattttattattgattaaaaaaactcattattttattcttaatgttTTTTGGTGtatacttttttattattttttttatttgtcttatatttgaagttaataatagtaataacactTACCAAATTCTATTTCTAAAAATTCTATGTCGTCCAACACGTGATCctgaaaaaatgaaaaacaaaTTAATTAGAACAACAGTATGTGTATTAGTCTTTATTAATTAGAATCAAACAGTTTCATTACTTTTACTTACATCGTTATTATTGTCAATATCCATTGTTTCTGGTTCTGCGTAGTTTGAGTTAGAAGTCCCGGTATTAGTTTATTtaacgaaaatttgaaaaagcaAAAAAGTCAGGAATTAATAAAACAATAatgatataatacgatataaatgaaataaatgttATTGATTACATAATTTCagtttgtttaaaaagcggttatataacgggcatttggctcgtccgcgagattcgtaatttgttggtatacgtgaccgaccgaaggtggccttcggtcggagcatacgttgtcctagcagcaaaacacgatcagctgtcgtatgacttgtttttgtcgtcaaaattaaagttcaaacaaagtaagcgttgtcgagcaacggttttgaactccaggctcgatgtcgagtggggacatcggagcctgaaggagagagagagtacatcgtactacattagcacgagacaaaagataatttgtgagcgccgcgtagtggtaaaatttggcacgtcttccgcttcgcggagacacgcgcggctctcgccccagtcgtcttacgacaatcaagcttgacgcagtcagtgcgaccgttcgtcaagcgaatctcagctcgccagtttccagatttcaagtagtttggttaccagacacttgaaatctcactagctctcaaaagctgaacctctgtcgccgacagactaggaagctctgctcgattcgtacgtataatacgtacgaaagagcacctggtttgttttaggagacaattgatcgagatttgcactcttggaatcggggcctgccctgattctctgagtctcgtttcgtctcggagcaacaaaggccgctgcctgttggatccctgagagacgggttacaacagagagagataacgtacgtgcctatcacctctgcgttactcgtgctctgccaccccgtttagtagcaacccccgtgtgacgaatagaagcacacggtaaggtgaacggagtcgcggagcctctggccgtcctcagcctccaggaccagcaattcgccggttatagcgtgtccctccgctcacgaatccctaaattacttggattcgtacggaacgaacctttccaaaaggtgcaaggcgaagagaagaggtccctcctcctctcaagccactcgttcatcgacttcttcttcgcgccagaagaagagtcgataatacagtccactgcattacctttgcgttactggcaaggttttgctatcccctccaaataggctcgcgagcgcagcctggagttgggaatctttggtatagccagacttacactcttgcttaccgccgcggttccgccgctatctctttttcagacgccaacgtcgctaagaggagcgccggcgtcaccagccacgaccacagggcctccgatccaccgtccacccgagccgacgaggaccggagcagcacccagccccctacacaaaagttaaataaacgtcgcttaaaagcccttttcagggccgacaaaatataaaacttgtgttttcgtttctttcgaattcccttcatctcacctcatccggacctccgttggatcccttattttaagcgattccaacacagTTTTTCtcgaaaaaatgtataaaattggTGATACGTACCTTTTGACGTCTTCGATCGTTCTGCGTCAATTAATTATCGTGATTCTTCGCAATATTTAGAGAATTGGCGGGATGGTGGGAGATCTCTTTCCCCTATTGGTTAGAAATCTTTTAAACTTTTTCGTCTATATGCAATAATGTATTCAATGGAGCGTTACTATTGCcatcttttttaaaatttctttcaAACTACCTTTCGATACTGCAATCTGATGTCGATCGATCGATAGTATATATCGACAATTTCACGTTTTAGGGTTTACAGTAATAATTGTCAATCTATAAATGGGTCGATAGTTaatgttttatacagtggatatAATAAATGTCCATTTATCAAGAAATAGAATTATTATGTTTGACGTTAATGATCTTTTATTAATAAGATTCGATAAGATGTCACTAAACACggattgtaattttattttttctgtCATATTAGGGATTATTAACTCATAAGTTGAACTTGTATGTACAACATGGATCTAAAATAAATGTCATTTTAACcagttttaaataatatttttcatggaaTGCAAATATACTCTCTTGTATAAGTTTTCATAAAACCTGAAGAATAAGTAGTTTTCAAATGTGTAAAATTCATTGCTGTACCAGTTATATAAGGTTAAAAAATGCATCATCTAATTCTCTTCGGATTTGCTGTCACGGATCATTGATGTGATCGTATCATAAGTATAGGATTATAAAttactattttacattttacagaTCAATTACAATAAAGTAAATTCGATTAATCGAAACGGTTTGTTATCCGAATGATGCGTGTATACATATGTTTTATAACTCATAATTTGTATGTACAACAGGGATCTAAAATAAATGTCATTTTAACCAGTTTTGATACACATATAAATTTGTGTTCGGTATtctaataatatttttcatggaaTGCAAATAATTCGGTATACGTAACGCGTATACGTTTGTATATATGCGtgcgtgtgtgcgtgtgtgcgtgcgtgtgtgtctggctctgtgtgtgtgtgtgtgagtgCGTGCATATATATATGAGGCACAGCGCGGATTCTTCGTCAAACGTGTATATTGCGTCACGTTACGAGTTATTATATATACAATTTTGAATAGTTAAGTTAAGgtgattaatatttaaatttaaggtAAGTAAATTCATAGTAATGtctgttattttgtatttacacGTAATAAGTATGTTTCGTTAGACTGTACGAATGATAAGAGACAAGTATGTATTCTTAATGTATCGGTATAACAACTTGCTTGCTTTGCGTTTTACCATACATGTACGGTCTAGAGATGTATGCTTATGAGAATATACATATAAGTATTTCATATAATTgttgtttttaattatttttaatttttttcatgAACGCTTTATTTTGTTTGTTATTATTTCTAGCAAAACGTATCTTCTTATTAATTATTTCTGTTGAAATGTATCCtcttattattaattaataaaatatctcCTCATTCTCAggttttttaataataaaaagtaaTAAATTTCCTTTTTACCCTGCAAGGAGAAGCAAAGGAGAAATCTTTGAATTCGGTAAGCGATGtttatatttatgtatttataatgtaaatatatCTGGTATAAATCGTTTAACATTACAAATTgttcttttttatttcagattttCCTAAATTAATTAGTAAAGTACACTCGTTGAGCTGCTTTGCGCTATACCGAGTATAAGCTTTACTGGCTGCATATTTGCGCCTTAATAATTCAAAACATTGCTCAATAGGCTGCATTTGCGCCGTGTTTTGAGTGGAGCAACTGCGAAaagttgcaataaaaatattgttCTATTTAAAATGGCTAGTGATCGAATCATGCCTATGTGCGAAGAGGACAGAAATGCCATTATCAATGGAGATTTATTGACGGATAGGCATATTGAtcattttaatcatcttttacgTCTGAGTGGCTTCTGTAATCCTCGCGGATGCTGGATGATACAGTGTCCTCAATTCATTGAACCTGTTTCGTCCGAGACGAAACATATCAAAATATTACACAGTGGCGACAAAGAGTGCGGTCACTGGGTTTGTACATTCTACGATACAACGACATTACGTGTGTACGATTGTTTAAATTCGAAAGTTTTACATAAAGATCATTGTATATTTTTAAGTAGATTGTATCCGTTTTATGATTTTAAGAATTTCGGAGTTCAATTTCCTCAAGTTCAACGGCAATTAAACGATGCAGATTGCGGTGTTTTTGCAATAGCTTTTGCTCTATCGTTGATTTATCATTGCGATCCTCAGACGATATCGTACCGACGTTCTTCGATGAGATCGCATTTGCTGTCTATGTTTGATACAAATGTTTTGCAACCTTTTCCGATGAATGTGTTGGGTCATGAACTTTTTAATATATCGAAGAGATCGCGATACGAGTCGCAGAATCGGATCGAGTGTTTTGGTCGTCGAGATGCGAAGATACGGAAATGTCATGCCGAAGAAATGCGCGAATGGCGACGAACTGAGACGGAGCAGCATCATTTAATGCGTCTAAAGAGAGATGCACGGGCTAAGTTTCAGAAACGGTGTGCGCAAAAGATTCGTTCTTTATCAAACCGAAGCAGAAGTATTCTTGCGTCTGGGCAATGGTTGACAGATGCCCATATAGATCGATTCAACGATATTTTAAGATATACACGATATTGTTTTCCCCGAGGATCTTTTAGATTGCAACGTCCAGAAACTATAGAACCAGTTTCATCGGACGAGAAACATATAGAAATATTATATAGCGGTGACGATAGAGACGGTCATtgggtttgcagttattacgaCGCGAAAAATCTTTTTATATACGATTCGCTAAATTTGAAAACATTGCACAAGGATCACGATACGTTTTTGAGGAGATTGTATCCATTTTATGATTTCGCAAACTTAGGAATTACGTATCCTCGAGTTCGGCAACAATTGAATACCAATGATTGCGGTGTATTCGCTATTGCTTTTGCCGTATCTTTGATTTATAATCACGATCCTCAATTTATAACGTATGACGCGTGTGCAATGAGATCCCACTTGCTCTCTATCTTagatacaaatattttacaacCTTTTCCTGTAATAATGAATGTCGATAATGAAACTACAGAAACGTCGAAAGTATCGATAATACTTCGAAATGATGACAATAAGAAAGTGGTACGCCGAAAACGAAAAGTACGAAGTGAAGATTTAATGATAAACGAAGATTATGTTGTCTGCGACGATATGATGCGCGATAGTACAGACATTTTGGGTTGTGCTATTAATATAAAACGTGATTTACCTAAAAGCGTTGTAATGCGTAAGATTTCGGAAAACTCGAATATACGCAGAAACGACAACTATCGTAATATTGGTTCGACGACGAGGAAACGAGTATGCGAAAAGTTGCGTGTTTGTGAAAGAAAATCTAACGAGCAGAGTGGGCGAAAATTGAAAGCGTTTGTCGCGAAAAAAATACTTGAGAGAAGTAAACGTTTATACGTTCCAGAGAATAATATTAAAATGTTAAAATCCGATGAAGAATATGCAAGAATGATAGCT
Proteins encoded in this window:
- the LOC143187205 gene encoding uncharacterized protein LOC143187205, producing MKTTAGISINKIEMKIVVRAMHECERSIIRHTVICKATFAEQASWQIKKLLWSVLHRRRSEENRQRRGRGLRRRGGHQGSRGGNRGSRGLRRHQQQKCWL